One Carassius auratus strain Wakin chromosome 16, ASM336829v1, whole genome shotgun sequence genomic window carries:
- the cnfn gene encoding cornifelin homolog, giving the protein MSYQTEAVSSQPQMTVTSYTVSHWSSDVCDCCDDCGICLCGAFIPCILGCKVAQDNGDSCCLPFLPGAMIALRTSIRDRYRINGSVCDDWVIMTCCPSCGLCQMAREQKARG; this is encoded by the exons ATGTCATATCAAACAGAAGCAGTGAGTTCCCAGCCTCAGATGACTGTAACCAGCTACACTGTCTCTCACTGGAGCTCTGATGTCTGCGACTGTTGTGACGACTGTGGAATCT GTCTGTGTGGGGCATTTATTCCTTGCATTTTGGGATGTAAGGTGGCACAGGACAATGGTGACAGCTGCTGTTTGCCCTTTCTACCTGGCGCCATGATTGCATTGAGAACCAGCATCCGTGACAGATATCGTATTAAT GGCTCTGTCTGTGACGACTGGGTGATTATGACCTGCTGTCCGTCCTGTGGACTCTGTCAGATGGCTCGAGAGCAGAAGGCAAGAGgctga
- the tlr21 gene encoding toll-like receptor 13, giving the protein MADSACRELIIKAIFICLLDLAFSYSFRSCIEIPDSNHTIFRCIKCHETDITAIVSDVYPTATNLTVSRNNITHIQGQSFHHLFNLTSLVLDANHIASIHKDAFNNLQKLKMLNLSCNHISSLHRDVFSDLHNLTELFLGNNNLTYIDLFLFSNLTHLKILDLRRNHLKNFSSLVECITNLSSLEQLDLSFNNLTTLHHSTRLPNSLAKLYLSDNKLHKLGCDKSFLKYVKVLDLSDNKFLSSKSFQGLNLKSIKYLRLRFTNVSLNKLLNYTNIQPRHIDFSGLKLKDQNLTLLCHHLRDHQIPKMILQSNSIGFLNRSTFCNCSSITIMDLSRNEMKNTDCLQFLHCQNQLETLKIEHNHLTRLNSCTKFNLSLKNLTYRYNRILEVSAYAFSNTPHLTKLELNINIIAYLDHKALSGLRHLVTLRLDNNLLSDIYNDTFEDLISLKTLNLRNNQIAVIFNYAFQNLSNLTTLDLGGNKITQIRPHAFVGLKKLAKLYLDRNRLKEIDSTLFGKLHATLQVLDLQANHILYFSEHTYSPFINMSKLLDLKLDAQEPSGINLLPRAFFRGLTSLKSLYLTNNHIIGFGAETFDDLKSLEFLTLDNSCVGIAQLKPGIFKNLRKLKTLFVENMGIKSFSKEVFGNLTGLKLLHLNRNAMMSLDISLLDNLTNLTYIDMRSCPLSCSCQNSELQNWTISSKRLQFPYLYNITCQDHPGSFFHNFDTNVCYIDIALYLFSSTCTFTILLSLIPLLYVKLYWKFKYSYYVFRSWFGEQWRRLRDQEENYKYDAFVSYNSADEDWVMEQLLPNLEGSSFRLCLHHRDFELGRDIVDNIVAAVYGSRKTICVVSQSFLRSEWCSLEIQLASYRLFQEMQDVLLLVLLEPIPERQLSTYHRMRKVMLKKTYLQWPGPNCSDPNSAKELFWNQLKRALRSSNTESQEEQKMKEHKDQRREDKEGADQEEREYFVNQTPINNEVYYLMP; this is encoded by the coding sequence ATGGCAGATTCTGCGTGTCGTGAACTGATCATAAAGGCAATATTCATCTGCCTCCTTGACCTTGCCTTCAGCTACAGCTTCAGGAGTTGCATAGAGATCCCTGATTCTAATCATACAATCTTCAGATGTATTAAATGTCATGAAACAGACATAACTGCAATTGTGAGTGATGTATACCCCACTGCAACAAACCTCACAGTTTCTCGGAATAACATTACACACATTCAAGGCCAAAGCTTTCATCATCTGTTCAATCTGACTTCTCTGGTACTAGATGCTAACCATATTGCTAGCATCCACAAAGATGCTTTTAATAACCTGCAGAAACTCAAGATGTTAAATCTGTCCTGCAATCACATATCATCTCTCCACCGTGATGTTTTCAGTGACCTACATAACCTCACAGAGCTGTTCCTGGGAAACAATAATCTCACATATATTGATTTGTTCCTGTTTTCCAATTTGACACACCTCAAGATTCTTGACCTACGCAGGAACCACCTGAAAAACTTTTCATCTTTGGTTGAGTGTATAACAAACCTGTCCAGCTTGGAACAACTTGACCTTTCTTTTAACAATCTAACCACCCTGCATCACTCCACTCGTCTGCCGAACTCGCTTGCCAAACTTTACCTCAGTGATAATAAACTACACAAACTGGGATGTGACAAGTCTTTCCTAAAGTATGTGAAAGTATTAGATCTGTCAGACAACAAATTTCTCTCATCCAAATCTTTTCAGGGCTTGAATCTGAAGAGTATAAAGTACCTGCGCTTGCGCTTTACCAATGTCTCTCTCAACAAGCTTCTTAATTATACCAATATTCAACCAAGGCACATTGACTTCTCAGGTTTGAAACTGAAAGATCAGAATCTGACTTTGCTGTGTCATCACCTGCGAGATCATCAAATACCTAAAATGATACTCCAGAGCAATTCCATAGGTTTTCTAAACAGAAGCACATTTTGTAATTGCTCCAGTATCACTATAATGGACCTCTCACGGAATGAGATGAAAAACACAGACTGCTTGCAGTTTCTACACTGTCAGAACCAATTGGAAACTCTAAAAATAGAACATAACCATCTGACCAGGCTAAACTCCTGCACCAAATTTAATCTCAGCTTGAAAAACCTGACCTATCGTTACAATCGTATTCTAGAGGTTAGCGCATATGCCTTCAGTAATACACCACATTTAACAAAGCTCGAGCTAAACATAAACATAATTGCCTATTTGGACCATAAAGCCTTAAGTGGACTCCGACATCTTGTCACACTTCGTCTCGATAACAATCTGTTGAGCGATATCTACAATGACACCTTTGAGGATCTTATCAGCTTGAAAACGCTCAACCTGCGCAACAACCAAATAGCTGTGATTTTCAACTATGCCTTTCAAAATCTGTCAAATCTAACTACTTTAGATTTAGGAGGGAACAAGATCACACAGATAAGGCCACATGCATTTGTTGGGCTGAAAAAATTGGCCAAACTGTATTTAGACAGAAATCGACTGAAAGAGATAGACAGCACACTCTTTGGAAAACTTCATGCCACCCTGCAGGTGCTGGATTTACAAGCTAACCACATTCTGTATTTTTCAGAACATACATACTCGCCATTTATTAATATGTCCAAGCTCCTTGATCTGAAACTTGATGCACAGGAACCAAGCGGCATTAACTTGTTGCCACGCGCATTTTTCCGTGGTTTAACTTCTCTCAAAAGTCTTTACCTCACCAACAACCATATCATTGGATTTGGGGCTGAAACATTCGATGACCTGAAAAGCTTGGAGTTCTTAACTCTGGACAACTCATGTGTTGGGATCGCCCAGCTCAAACCTGGTATTTTCAAAAACCTTCGAAAATTAAAGACATTATTTGTTGAGAACATGGGcattaaatcattttctaaaGAGGTCTTTGGAAATCTCACAGGACTGAAGCTCCTACATCTCAACCGCAATGCCATGATGTCTTTGGACATCAGTCTGCTGGACAATCTGACCAATCTAACATATATCGACATGCGCAGCTGTCCTCTCAGTTGTAGCTGCCAGAATAGTGAACTACAGAACTGGACCATAAGCAGTAAAAGACTCCAGTTTCCTTATCTTTACAATATTACCTGCCAAGACCATCCAGGCTCATTTTTTCACAACTTCGACACTAATGTGTGTTATATAGACATAGCACTCTACCTGTTTTCCTCAACATGTACATTCACAATCTTACTGAGCTTGATACCACTTCTCTATGTCAAACTTTACTGGAAATTTAAGTACAGCTACTATGTGTTTCGATCATGGTTTGGAGAACAGTGGCGTCGCTTAAGGGACCAGGAAGAGAATTACAAGTATGATGCCTTCGTTTCCTACAACTCAGCAGATGAAGACTGGGTTATGGAACAGCTGCTGCCAAACCTTGAGGGTTCCTCTTTTCGGCTCTGCCTGCACCACAGAGATTTCGAGCTGGGCCGTGATATTGTTGACAACATTGTGGCTGCTGTATATGGCAGTCGCAAAACCATCTGTGTGGTCAGTCAGAGCTTCCTTCGCAGCGAATGGTGTTCACTGGAGATCCAGCTGGCCAGCTATCGCCTCTTTCAAGAAATGCAGGATGTGCTTTTGCTGGTTCTTCTGGAACCTATCCCTGAGCGACAATTGTCCACTTATCATCGTATGAGGAAGGTCATGCTCAAAAAGACATATCTGCAGTGGCCTGGGCCAAACTGTTCTGATCCAAACAGTGCAAAAGAACTGTTCTGGAATCAATTAAAGAGAGCACTAAGAAGCAGCAACACTGAAAGCCAAGAGGAGCAGAAGATGAAGGAGCATAAAGATCAGAGGAGGGAAGACAAAGAGGGTGCGGACCAAGAGGAAAGAGAATATTTTGTCAATCAGACACCAATAAATAATGAAGTATATTACCTGATGCCCTGA